The genomic segment GCTGCCACGAACTCGATCCCACGCGCGTCGTCTCCGCCGCCGTCAATGGCGACAACGAGAAAGGCGTCTCCACCGCGCTCGACATCATCGGCTTCAACTACAACCTCAAGTTTCCCGACAAGTACCACGCCGGTCATCCCAAGATGGCCTGCTATGGCTCCGAGACATCGAGCGCCATCGGCACTCGCGGAATCTACACGACCGACAAACTCCGCAACTGGGTCAACTCCTACGACGGCGTCGTGCCCTGGGGCGAGACCGCCGAAGAATGGTGGAAGTTCTATGGCACGCGCGACTGGCTGGCCGGTGGCTTTGCCTGGACAGGCTTCGACTACCGCGGCGAGCCCACTCCCTACAAGTGGCCCTCCATCAACTCGCAGTTCGGCATCGTCGACATGTGCGGATTCCCCAAGGACAACTACTTCTACTACAAAGCCTGGTGGGGCAAAGAGCCATCGCTGCACCTCTTCCCTCACTGGAACTGGGAAGGCCGCGACGGCGAAGAAGTGAAGGTCTGGGTCTACGCCAACACCGACGAAGTAGAACTCTTCGTCAACGGCAAGAGCCAGGGCAGCCAGAAGGTCCCGCAACTCGGCCACGTCGAATGGAAGGTGCGCTACGAGCCTGGGTCGATTGAAGCGCGCGGCTCGAAAGGTGGCAAGGTCATCCTCACTGAAAAGCGCGAAACCACCGGCGCTCCCTCGCAGATCCGCCTCACGCCTGACCGCACCACCATCAACGCCGATGGTGAAGACGTCGCCGTCATCAAGGTTGAAGCTCTCGACAAGGAAGGCCGCTTCGTCCCCACCGCTGACAATCAACTGTCCTTCAGCGTCTCCGGCGAAGGCCGTCTCATTGGCGTCGGCAATGGCGATCCCAACTGCCAGGAGAGCGACAAGGATCCAAAGCGCTCACTCTTCAATGGCCTCGCACAAATCATCGTCCAGTGCACAAAGCACGCAGGCGACATCCAAGTCGAAGCGTCAAGAGACCCCAAGGCCGAAGACCGTGCAGAGCTGATGCCCGCAAAGCTGACCATCACTACACGCCAGGTGGAATTGCGCCCGGCTGTGCCCGTCACGGGCGCTCACGAGTAGCACAATCCTTCCGTGCCCCATCGACGAGTCTTCGTCGATGGGGCACGGGCGACAGGGTGGGAAACCACAACTCCCACCGCCTTTTTATTAGTCCCCGACCACCCCAATCGATTTACTCAAGCGCTTTACGAATTCCTTACGAATCCTCCCCGAAGTCCTTACACACATCGCCCCTACACTCTCCAGCATGACGGGATTGTTATTAGCCGCGATTCATGTGCTTGAAGTCATCTTCTTTGTCGGACTGGCGGGCTCAGCCATCGTTGTCCTGATCAGCTTCGTCGAGGACTTCGAGGTCCTCCTGCATCGCGACAAACCCAAGGCGAGACATCGTGAACAGACCGACGCGCCCCAGACGCACCCAGGCGCCCTCCCCAATCTGTCCTAGAAAATTCTCGATACGGCTGGGGCGCTGGACGGTGTACCTGAATGGGGGCCTCCGATTTGGCGCCATTTTTTGCGCCAGAATCTCTTCGCATCAAGATCAGCTAGGCAGCTCACGCACCGTCGGTGCCGCCGCGCGCGCATCCTCCTGCGCCTCAATGACCGGCTTCAGCGGAATCCAGAAGCGAAACGTCGCTCCTTCACCCAGCGTGCTCGCCGCCTCAATCGCGCCACCATGCGCTCTCAACAGTGCACGCGCAATGGCCAGCCCCATACCCGATCCCTTCCCGAACTTCGCCGCTCTGCGCCCGCGATGAAACTTCTCAAAGATCAACGGAAGATCGGCCGGATCAATCCCCGGCCCGTTATCGCGCACGCTGAATTCAAGCCGCTCCTCCGCACGCTTCGTGCTGAGCACAATCCTGCTCCCCTTCGGCGAATACCGCGCGGCGTTCTCAAGCAGGTGCCGAAGCACGCGCCCCATCAAACGAGCATCGAAGAGCGCTGGCGTATCACCATCACCCGGCTCGATCTCCACAACATGCCCCTGCAGCGCCGACCGCGAGTGATCCGCCGCATTGCGCAACAGCGAAATCGGAAGATGCGGCTGCTCGTTGATCTTCAGAACCTTGCTGTCAATCTCCGCCATCTCCACCGCTTCGCCAATCAGGTGGTCGAGCCGCGAAGCCTCTTCATCCACAATCGCTGCCAGGTCCAAGCGCGTGGCATCATCCAACCCGATGGGCTCCATCAGCGTTGTTGCCGCCGCGCGTATCGAGGTAAGAGGTGTCCGCAGTTCATGCGTGAGCGAGTCGATCAGCGCCCCACGCAGTCTCTCGCTCTGCCGCGAGGCCTCCAGCCGCGCATTCGCCGCAATCGCCATCGCGCGCGTCAACGCAATCGCCACCTGTGCGCAGACGGCCGTGGCCAGTTCGCGCGACAACGCCTGCGGCCGCCACGCCAGCGCGCCCACCGATCGCGATCCCACCAGCAGCGCATGCGCTTCAAACTCGCCCTCCAGCGTGCTCGCCGCACTCTCCGCGCGCGCCTGCTGACGCATCGCCGCTGCAAGCTCATCCCCAATGCCTTCTACCGATGCGTGGAACTTCTCCTGGTCACGCATGTACAGAACCACGCGCTCCAAGCCAAAGGTCCGTTCCAGCAGCCCCGGCAACTCCTGCGTCAGAGCCGCTGCATCCTCGCGCAGCATCATCTCCTGACTGAGCGTGTAGAGCCGGTCGATCTCCGCGCGCCGCTGCTCTGCCTGTTGCGCCTCTCTCCGCGCCCGTTCCGACACACGCCCCGCCACCAGCGAGCTCGCCACAAACGTGATCACCGCCACCCATTCCGCGCCGCTTGCAATGCGGATACTGTGATACGGCGGCAGAAAGTTGTACTCAAACAGAAACGCGCACAGCAGCGCCACATACAGCGAGATACGTATGCCCACGCGTGTCGCGGTCCACACCACGATCACCAGAAACGTCAGTCCTGCCGTGGTCGAACTCGCTCCCAGCGCGTCCATGCTCAGCGTCAGCGCGATCGCTGCCAGCGTAGCGCCGGCTGCGCGAAGCAGAGTCCGCGAATCCAGTCCAATCTTCATTCCTATGCAAAGGAATCATACGCGCTGAACTTCGCGCGGACGATAATGTAAGCTGCCCATGGAACCCCTGATGACGCCAAACCGCATCCTGGTCATTGACGACGAGCCCCAGATCACGCGCGTGCTGCGCGCGGCGCTCGCGGCGCAGCGCTTCGAGGTGCGCACCGCCAACGATCCCGAAGAGGGCCTTCGCATCTTCAACGAGTGGCAGCCCGACCTTGTCGTCACCGACCTCATGATGCCCGAGATGAGCGGCGTCGAACTCTGCCGCGCCATCCGCTCCAACTACGAAACCCCCGTCATCGTCCTCAGTGTCCGCGAGCACGAGCAGTCCAAGATCGAAGCCCTCGATGCCGGCGCCGACGACTACGTCACCAAGCCCTTCAGCATTCAGGAACTGCTTGCACGCGTGCGTGCTCATCTCCGCCGCGCGCCCGAGCGCATCTCAGCGTCCGTTGAGGCAGGAGACTTCGTCGTCGATCCCGACGCCCACTCCGTCGTACTCAACGGCAAGGCCGTCCACCTCACCCCAACCGAGTTCGACCTGCTGTTCTATCTAGCGCGCCACGCCGGCAAGGTTGTCACCCATCGCAACCTGCTCCGCGCCGTCTGGGGCCCTCAGGCCACGCAGCAAAACGAGTACCTCCGCGTCTTCATCGGCCAGCTCCGCAAGAAACTCGAAGCCGACACCGGCAAGCAATACATCCAGACTGAACCCTGGGTCGGCTACCGCTTCCTCCCCGAAGGCTTCCCCGAAAAAGACCGCGACGACTAACTGAGTCGAGCCCACGACCTCCCGTGCCCCATCCTGTCGCCTGCCCGGGGTCCCCATCGACAGCTCTTCGCCGATGGGGTGGTTGCGGGCCGACAGGGTGGGAGACCACGAACCCCGTCCAGACGCTCTTGTCTTTGCCATTGCACTTGCTTTTCTTGCTGCCATTCCGAAGGGAATCTGCTTTTACTCCGTCGGCCCATACTTCCGGATCAACTCGTCCGCCTCCGCATACCCAGTAGGCACCTCAATCCCCACGGTCGACGCCCCCGCCTTCAGCAAGGGCTCAACCCACTCCGGAGTGCGCCGCCTTTGCCAATACGAACTTGTGCATGCGCGAATCGCGAGTTGCAACGCGGTGAGGCCATCGCCGTCGCGAGCCTCAAGAGGAGCGCCACGCGCGATCAGCAGCCGCATCGTGTCAGAGTTTCCATGCCATGCTGCAACGTGAAGAGCGGTGGAGTTACGCGGCGTGCCAAAGTAGGCATCGCCGAAGTAAAGCGCATCCGCCTGCACCCCCACATCCAGCAGGCACCGAACACCCTCCGTGTTCCCCACGCCCGCAAACGCACCAAGCAGATCGCCTTTGTGCACCTCGAACATCGCTCTCGCCCCTGGGTCTGTCTTGAGCAACTCCTCGGCCCGCTCCCGATCCGCCAAAGCGCTCGCCGCCGCAATTCCATCAAAGCCGCGCAACTGCGTGTCGACCCCGCGCTCCGCCAGCAGCTTCAGCACATCGCCGCGTCCGCGCCGCGCCGCCATTTGCACAGCGTTGCCGCCGTCGTGCTTGTTGGGCAGCAGCGGATCGCCGCCGTTGTCCAGCAGCAGCCGGATGATCTCAATCCGGTTGTCCCTCTGCACCGAGTGCTGCAGAGCGCTTGTCCCCCAGTGCGGAATGAAGTTCGGATCGCACTTGTACTCCAGGGCAAGCTGCATTCCCTCGTAATCGTGCCAGTCCGCTTTGCGACAGAGGATCCACGCCTTTCCCCTTTCATCCACCTTGCCGCTCTTCAATAGGATCTCGAGCACCGTGTTGTCGTAGCCTTCCGGCACATGATACGGAGTCTCCCCGTCATTCGGATCCGCGCCGCGATCCAGCAGCAACTGCGTCACTCCCGGATGATGCGCAGCCCCCGCCGCGCCGTACAGCGCCGACTCCCACACTTCAGGATCTCCCGCGCGCCACGGCTTCTCGTACCACCCTGCGTTCGGATCAGCCCCCGCGTCCAGCAGCGCTCTCGCCGTGCTCACGAACGCATCACTGCGCGCCGCATCCAGCCGCAGATACCGTGAGAAGCACAAATGGCACAATGCATCCCAGCCATAAGGGCCGCCCTTCTGCGTCGCCAGCGAACCATCCCGCGCAACAAACTCGCGCACCGCGGCCTCATCTCCCAAAGCCGCGGCGGTGAAGATATTCGCGCCAGCCACCTGTGGATAGCGCGCAACGATCGCGTTGGCCTCGTCCAGCGTTCCTCCTGAATGCGACGTGCCATCCCGCGGCACCAGCGCCGCTCGCAGAAACGCGTCCACCGGATCCGCCAGATCTGCGATGTCAGCCGCGATCCGCAGCCGCTCAACCTCGGCCGCAAACTTCGGCCAGCTCTCAAAGCCGTGTTCGCGCGCCAGCACCAGCTGCGCATCGGCAAGTGCGACGCGCCCCTCCGGCGTCTGCGGATGGTGCGCTCGCACGCGCGCCAGCGCCTCGGCATCGTTGTTGCGGCAGGCGCGCGCCAATTCCTTAGCCTGCTTCTTATACTGTTCGAGATTCGGACGGACGGGGAGTTGCTTTTCAGGCATACGAAGCTCCTTTCGGCATCGCCCTCAGGTCCGCATCGACGGGCGAGAAAGAAGTTTCGTTGTCTTGGCTTGCAGTAAGGTGGGCACGGCCCTTTCCGCGGACTGGATGCGCCCTTCGCGCTGAAACCAACATACCCAGCCCCTCCCGCCGCGTCAAGAACTCAGAAATAGTTGCGGGACCCCACCCTGATAGCGTTACAGTTCTTAGCTGACAGAATTGACGGGGGTTTTACCCGCCGTACCGCACTAGACTCGGTACCGGGGATTCTGCCGATCGTCAGTTGTTTCTATGCCGCAAGGGAGAACGTTATGGACCTGAAGATGCACGCTCGGGAAGTTAAAGGAATCATGGTCATCGACCTTGGTGGCCGCATTGTCATGGGCGAAGCATGCGCCGCCCTTCGTGACGAGATCCGCGATCAGATGAGCCATGGATTTAACAAGATTCTGCTCAACCTGGCCGACGTCAGCTACATCGACTCCGCTGGCCTCGGCGAACTGACCGGCGCATACACCAGCTCCAAAAACCGCGGCGGCCAGCTGAAGCTCATGAACCTCACCAAGCGCGTTCATGACCTCATGCAGATCACCAAGCTCTACACGGTCTTCGATGTCTACGACGACGAGGCATCAGCCGTCGCATCCTTCGCCTCATAAGGCAGACCCGGCGTCCCCCGCCGGGTTCGTCCTTGAAAACTGATTCGACCTATCGCTCGTTCATTTCTTCGCGGGTGAAGTGTCGGCCTGCTCTGATGTGGCGCAGGTTATCCATCGTTGCTTCAAAAATGCGATCGTCCCCTTCACCCGTAGTAAATCGGACGAGCCATTCGCGGAAAAACGTATTTAGTGTCTTCCCCTGTGCGCGGGCCATCTCGCGTGCTTTCTCGATCAGGTCGTGATCCGCGCTGAGTGTCACGTTCTTCATACGCAATTCAGTGTAGTTGCATTCGTCCACCGCCGATCCTCGTTAAATTAGAACAATGCCCCAGCTCGCCACACAGTCCGAGTGGAAAAGGGAACTACGCGCCATGACCGCGCTCGCCCTCCCGGTCGTCCTCAGCGAGCTCGGCTGGATGCTCCAGGGCATCGTCGACACCATCATGGTTGGCCATCTCGGCCCTGAAGCCATCGGCGCCGTCGCCATTGGCAACGCCGTCTACTACGTCCCCTCCCTCTTCGGCATTGGCCTGCTGCTCGGCCTCGACACTCTCGTCGCCCAGGCCTACGGCCGCGACGACCACGACGCCTGCCACCACTGGCTCGCCCAGGGCGTCTATCTCGCCTTCATCGTGAGCCCGCCGCTCATGATCCTGCTCGCCGTTGCCAGCCTGTTCTTCGGCCACGTGGGTATTCACGCTGAAGTCGCCCTCCCCGCCGGAATCTACCTGCGCGTCATCATCTGGGGAACCCTCCCCCTCCTCCTCTACGGAGCAGCTCGCCGATACCTCCAGGGCGTCGGACAGGTCCGCGTCGTCACCGTAACCCTGGTCCTCGCCAATCTCCTCAATTGGCTCGGCAACTGGGTGCTCATTTACGGCAAGCTCGGCGCGCCCGCCATGGGTGTTCCCGGCTCCGCCCTTTCCACCGTCTTCGCCCGCATCGGCATGGCAGCGGCCCTCCTCGGCTTCGCCTGGCGCTACGAGCACAGCCGCGGACATCCGCTCTTCGCCCGCTGGGCAAAACCGAGCCTGCTGAAAATCAAGCAACTGGCGCGCCTCGGCGCTCCCGCAGCCGGCCAGATCGTCGCGGAAGTCGGCGCCTGGAACCTCGTCACCTTCGCCGCCGGCTTCCTCACCCCCGTCGAGCTCGCCACCCACACCATCGCGCTCAGCTATGCCAGCCTCACTTACATGGTGCCCCTGGGCGTCGGCGCGGCCGCAGCGGTCGGCGTCGGCCATGCCATCGGAGCCGAAGATCGCCCCCGCGCTCGCCGCGCCGGCTGGCTGGCCCTCGCGCTGGGCATCAGCTTCATGTTCCTGGCTGGAATCGTCCTCTTCCTCGCGCCTCGTCCCCTCATCGCCGTCTACACCACAGATGCGCGCGTCATGGAGACCGGCCCCACCCTCCTGCTGATTGCCGCCGCCTTCCAGATTTTCGACGGCGTCCAGACCGTTGCCACCGGCGCACTCCGCGGCCTGGGCGAGACACGCGTGCCCATGATCGCCAACCTCATCGGCTACTGGCTCATCGGCCTGCCCCTCGGCTTCGTCCTCTGTTTCTGGTTCAAACGCGGCGTCTTTGGTCTCTGGATCGGCCTCACCCTGGCGCTGATCATCATCGCCGCGATCTTGCTCCATCGCTGGAACAAAGACAGCTCCGCACAACGCTCCACTATCCAGGGGCAGCATTCGCTTCAATAATGCTTGATTCGGATAAGCTCCATCCTGCGCGCCAGGGAGAATCGCGCGCAGGATGGAAGCACAAGCCTGAAGCTAGTTATGTCCGAATTGAAGGTGGGCACGCACGCCGGCGTGATCCGATGGCCACAGTCCACCGGTCTTATCCTGATGTGCCGCCCCCGCCTGGCTCAGATTCAGCGGCCGCACGTTCCCCTTGGTCCAGATGTAGTCGATCCTCTGAAACGCAGTGGCGTTGTTAGCGCTCGAATCGAGCAGCGGCCACGTCGGCGCAGCAGCAGCATTCGGATAGCGGGTCCACCACGCATCAGTGAATCCAAGATTCATCATCTCGTGCCACGTCGCGATGCTGGCGTCCTTCCCCAGCGCGTCCGCATTGAAGTCCCCGGCGATCACCACCGGCATATTCGTGTTGGCTGGCCCCGTCGCCAGTTCATACGCCTGCGCCTCCTGGATCAGCAGCGTCGCTGGCGCCTGCGCAACATAGCTCTCCAGGTGCGTCACAATGAACCGGAACGGCTGTCCGTGCAGCGTCACATCCGCCGATCCCCACCCACGCGTCACGTTGAACGAGCCTCCCGGAGTGCTCACGGGCAACAGCGTTGGGAAAATGCCCCACTGCACGTTCGCGATGCCCATCCCAGGTTCATCACGGGCCAGCATCACATCCGTGTCCTGCAGAAAAACGTAGTTGGTCAAGTCCGGCAGCGGCCCCGCCAACTGAAACTCCGGAACAATCCCGACAACCTTGTACTTCTGCCCCTGCGCGGCCAGCGCCGCCACCAACTCCTGCAGCATGTCGTAGCGAACCACAGGGTTTGAAGGAGGACCGACAAGCCACGTGGACACCTCCTGCAAACCCACCAGGTCAGGCTGGTTGATCGCAATCTGGTGAGCCACAGCCTGCATCCGCAGCGGGGGATTGCTCGCGTCTACAGCGTTCAGAGTGATCTGGACCGCCGCCACAAACTCCGCCGGAGTCTGCGCGGAAAGCACTTCCAAGAAATCCGAGCCCTCGTTGACGTTGTAGGTCATTACCTTGACCGTGCCATTCTGGGCAGCCACGGGCATGACCAGCAGGGCCGCAACAGCAAGCAGCCCGAAGACGCGATTCCATCTGGAATACCGCTGCATTCGATCCTCCCATTTGGGCAAGGGTACGCTCCAACGGCTCTAAAGAATAGGTTATTAGCGTCGTGTATGGGAACGCCCCTCACCCGCTACCGGTTTAACGCTCCTGCAATTTCACGTCAGTAATAGCCATCACGTCAATGGGTGATCTGCTCCCAATCATCCCGAAAGAACGTGCAACTTGCGATACGTTGTCTTAAAATATGGGAGACGGAGTAGTAAGTCTCGAGATGCCACGCTGCCACGTCGCACTCCGCAAGTGACTATAATCACATAGGAGCTACAAGGTACTCTCCGCAACGAATCTCATCGGAAGGGAATCCCGCCCAAATGGCGACTGGAGACCTGGTCCTGGGTCAAGAACAGGGCCGCACAGACGCGCGCCAGCGCGTAGTTAACGACTTCAGCATCAACGTAGCAACGGTGAACGGGTCCGGCTCGCAATCCGCCAATAGCGTACTGCTGAAAAGCATCTTCGGAATGGGCGTTCCTGTCAGTGGCAAGAACCTCTTCCCGTCGAACATCGCCGGACTTCCCACCTGGTACACCATCCGCGCCAGCAAAGACGGGTACGTCGCCCGCAAGCGCGATACCGAAATCCTGGTGGCCTTGAACCCCGAAACGGCGAAAGACGACATCCTCGGCCTCCCCGCCGGCGCAGTTGCCATCTACGAGGAGAACCTCAACCTCGCCCAATATCGTAACGACGTCGTCTGCTACGCCGTCCCCTTCGACAAGATCACTGCATCCGTCTGCCCTGAGGCCAAGCTCCGCAAGCTCGTCAAGAACATGGTCTACGTGGGCGTCGTCGCGCAACTCCTGTCCATCGACCTCGACATCGTCGAGAAGTCGGTTAAGAAGCAGTTCGCGAAGAAGCAGAAGGTATTTGATCTCAACTTCGGCGCAGTTAAGGCCGGATGGGACTTCGCCGCCCAGAAGCTCGTCAAGCACGATCCCTTCGTGATCGAGCACATGAACGAGACCGCCGGCAAAATCATCATCGACGGCAATGCCGCCTGCGGCATGGGCTCAGTATTCGCGGGCGTCACCGTCGTCGCGTGGTACCCCATCACTCCGTCCACGTCGCTGGTCGAAGCCACCACAGACATCCTGAAGAAGTACCGCGTCACCCCCGAGGGCAAGGCCACCTTCGCTGTCGTTCAGGCTGAAGACGAGCTCGCCGCTATCGGCATGGTGCTCGGCGCAGGCTGGGCTGGCGCTCGCTCCATGACCGCCACCTCAGGCCCCGGCATCTCCCTCATGGGCGAGTTCGCCGGACTCGGCTACTACGCCGAAATCCCCGGCGTCATCTTCGACGTGCAGCGCAGCGGCCCCTCCACCGGCATGCCTACCCGCACCCAGCAGGCCGACGTGCTCTCCACCGCCTTCCTCTCCCACGGCGACACCAAGCACATCCTGCTGTTCCCCGGCTCCGTCAAGGAGTGCTTCGAGTTAGCCGGTGAGGCCTTCGACATCGCTGAGCGCCTCCAGACCCCCGTCTTCGTGCTCACCGATCTCGACCTCGGCATGAACAACTGGATGTCCGACCAGTTCGAATATCCAACCAAGCCCCTCGACCGCGGGAAGGTCCTCACCAAGGAAGATCTGGACAAACTCGGCAGCTTCGCACGGTACAAGGACGTCGACGGCGATGCCATCGGCTGGCGCACCTTGCCCGGCACCATGCATCCCAAGGCTGCCTACTTCACCCGCGGCTCCGGCCATAACGCCAGCGCCGGATACACGGAGAAGCCGGACGAGTACCAGTACGTCGTCGATCGCCTCACCCGCAAATTCGAGAGCGCACGTACCATAGTTCCCGCTCCGCAGATCGTAAAGAACGGCACGTCGAAGGTCGGCTTCATCGCCTACGGCAGTTCCGACTACGCGGTGCTCGAGAGCCTCGACCAGATCAAGGCCGAGTACAAGACCGACGTCGACTACCTCCGCGTCCGCGCCTATCCGTTCGCGCATGAGATCCACGACTTCATCGCGTCGCACGAGCGCGTCTACATCATCGAGCAGAACCGCGATGCACAGATGGAGAGCCTCCTCAAGCTGGACCTTCCAGCCGACCAGGTCACCAAGCTGCGCTCCATCCTCTACTACGCCGGCCTGCCCCTCGACGCACGCAGCATCACCGACGAGTTCGCCACGAAGGAGGGCCTCTAATCCATGGCAACCGCGACACCCACTCCTAAGACCAATCGCATCGGCCTTCCCATCCTCGAGTACCGTGGCGGCAAGTCCACGCTCTGCGCCGGCTGCGGCCACAACGCCATCTCTGAGCGCATCATCGACGCCATGTACGAAATGGGCGTAGAGCCCGAGCGCGTCATGAAGATGAGCGGCATCGGCTGTTCCTCCAAGAGCCCCGCCTACTTCATGAGCCGCGCGCACAGCTTCAACAGCGTGCACGGCCGCATGCCCTCGGTCTCCACCGGCGCGATTCTTGCGAACCACACCATGACGACCATCGGCGTCTCCGGCGACGGCGACACCGCCTCCATCGGCATGGGCCAATTCGTGCACCTGCTGCGCCGCAACCTGCCGATGATTTACATCATCGAGAACAACGGCGTCTACGGCCTCACCAAGGGCCAGTTCTCCGCGACAGCGGACCTCGGCTCCAAGCTCAAAACCGGCGTCATCAACGACCTTCCGCCCATCGACACCTGCGCCCTTGCCATCCAGCTCGGCGCAACGTTCGTTGGCCGCTCCTTCTCCGGCGACAAGAAGCAGCTCCTCGCCATGCTGAAGGCCGCCATCGCGCATAAGGGCACGGTGATGCTCGACGTCATCAGCCCCTGCGTCACCTTCAATGATCACGAAGGCTCCACCAAGAGCTACAAGTTCATGCAGGACCACGACGAGCCCGTCGCCGAAATAGGGTTCGTGGCCAGCTTCGACGACATCGAAGTCGACTACGACTCGGGCCAGGTCTACGACGTCGAAATGCACGACGGCTCCAGCCTGCGCCTCCGCAAGCTCAAGGACGACTACGACCCCACCAGCAAGGCGAACGCCGTCCGTACGCTGATGGAGGCGCAAGCAGACCAGGAAGTCCTCACCGGCGTCTTCTACATCGACACCCAGAAGCCCAGCTTCATGGACCTTCTGAACGTCGTCGACCAGCCCCTCGGCACCCTCCCAGAATCCCAAACCCGCCCCCCCAAGTCCGCCTTAGAGCAGCTAATGGCGAACCTGCAGTAGGGCAGGGAACAGGCACTAGACAACAAGGCCCCGCAGCGATGCGGGGCCTTTCATTTATCCCTCACTCAGAAGGCTTAGTGCACGAGCATGTGAAAGGGCATGACTTCAGTCGTGCCGATAAGGGCCCCTCCTCCACAGACCTGTCATCCCGAGCACAGCGAGGGATCCGCGGTTGCTTTGTATTACTTCCGACCAGACGGCGATACTTCCGCTGGCGATACCTCTTCCGGGCTGTAAAATGTAGTCAATTCAGCGTCCGAGGAAAGCAATGGGGACAGTCCGTGAGTGGCTAGAAGCGCTTGGAATCGGAATTCCCTGGGGTGCGTTCATGGCCTGGTGGGACGCGCATGATTTGACCGAGAGTCTTCCACGTCGAGAGCGCGTTTG from the Occallatibacter riparius genome contains:
- a CDS encoding 2-oxoacid:ferredoxin oxidoreductase subunit beta, which produces MATATPTPKTNRIGLPILEYRGGKSTLCAGCGHNAISERIIDAMYEMGVEPERVMKMSGIGCSSKSPAYFMSRAHSFNSVHGRMPSVSTGAILANHTMTTIGVSGDGDTASIGMGQFVHLLRRNLPMIYIIENNGVYGLTKGQFSATADLGSKLKTGVINDLPPIDTCALAIQLGATFVGRSFSGDKKQLLAMLKAAIAHKGTVMLDVISPCVTFNDHEGSTKSYKFMQDHDEPVAEIGFVASFDDIEVDYDSGQVYDVEMHDGSSLRLRKLKDDYDPTSKANAVRTLMEAQADQEVLTGVFYIDTQKPSFMDLLNVVDQPLGTLPESQTRPPKSALEQLMANLQ